The Pseudopipra pipra isolate bDixPip1 chromosome 8, bDixPip1.hap1, whole genome shotgun sequence sequence TGCACTCTGACAGTGAATGCCAACTACCACACAGCTGTAGCACAAAAGGTAGAGCTTCATATCAACCTCTGTGcactttcctcctttcctgccAGCAACCTTCCTTTTCCTAGAAAGGAATGACTGCACATGACAGCTGTACCCCCACCTGCCAGTACCTATGATGGGAAAGAACATATCCAGCCTCACAGCACTGCTGAAGTTTGGTACAGGCACAGACCTTGGTGAGGCAATTCCCTTGTCCTGGGTCCCAGGCCACAGCCAAGTTGACAGTATTCACAGGAGGTAGGCTACAAAAGATTCGAAGTATTTCCTGGTCTTTTCACAACCCTGGTGTGATTCTGGAAGCTCAGTAGCTGAGGAATGCCATGGCTGCAGCTCGCAGGGTTAAGCTACGAGCAGATTGAGTGGCCACCCTTGATGAGAAAAGCCTGGCTGTGAAGAAGTTGCAGAAGAATGAGGATGTGACCTGGTATTTTTCATGACTCCATTAGCTGGTTGAGCTGATGCCAAAAGGTGTTTAGGACACTGGCAGCTGCACAGAGGTGAGTGTTTAAGTCTCCTCACCTGACTTTATGTCAAAAGGCAGCAGAACAGGAATAGTTTGGACAGCAATTCTTCTCTTCAGTTTCTATCAGGTCACCCTGCTTCTTGGGTGCAGCCTTATAGTTTGCTTCATTGCTTCAGTCTTGGCCTAAAATGTTTTTGTGACTCCTCATACTTaagtaaaaaaatgtttttaaaattatttaaaatactgtagTCTTCAGACTTGGCTACAGAATTCTGCTCTGAGTTAGTTATTAATTGATTAAGACGCAGATGCTTTGATCAAAGTGCTTTATGAAATACTTCACACACAGCAAAATACTTGTATTCAGTGCAGAGCAAAACCAGAACTGGTGTGGAAACCAGGCATAAGGTATACAGGGTTTGTGTTTTAGTTTTCCTGATCCTTAATTTAGTTTCCAAAAGACTCTTGTTTATCACTGTCAGGCTTTTGGTAATCAGCTCTTGAGGGCAGCTTGCAATTCAATGTTATTCAGTGGGAGAAATGGAATAGCCATACTGCTAAAAGAGTGAACGCCTGTTTCTCCCTAGATCATTTCTACTTAGTTAGAGTCTACCCAGTGATGTCATAGGACAACAGAAGTCACACTTCACAGGTACAGAAACTTTCCTGAAATAAAAACTATAGAAAGCTTACTTGTTAAATACTGCATTCCTTGATGTCAGATGCCATGAAACGGGTCCCttcctgtctcttttttttctcctctataTCCTTAGCTTTCTTTTGGGAGGGAACAGGTTGCTTTTCTGCACCAAAATTCTGAATAAACAGCAAACATATAAAACGCCTTTTGCACTGTTGATGGCATATTTATCCCCTGAGGTTTATCAACAGTAAATGTAGTTTGAAAGCCATTAGCTTATTCTGACTTTTTTTGCTTGCTGTCTTTTTGCATTCTGGACTGTTTCCTCTTCCAGAGAAGCACATGCCAGCTTATTCTGAAGTCTGGCAATATACCTATGACCTCTTGTTTGCTCCATAGAAGATGACAGTGCAAGATGTTCCTGATGCCTTTCCTACAGTGGATGTCCCAGACCATGCCCATTATACGATTGGAATAGTCATTCTTATAGTGGGGATCACGGGAACTCTGGGTAATTTCCTGGTCTTCTATGCTTTCTGCAGGTATCTTTCTTTTGaatgtctttttaaatattcaaatataaGAATGTTAACCGTACCTCGTGCTCTGCAAACACGGTGCAGGCATACTGTCAGACTACTATGCAGGCATGGTAAAATGCACCAAGAGACATGGCTGTGGGAAAAGAGGTGGCAAACCTGCCATTTCCCTCTGACTTCCTCCCAATAcccacagccacagcaaaaTGGTTAGCAAAACTCCCCAGAATCACCCAGATATGCCAAGAAGTAGAAAAGCAGCCAAAGCAGAAAcgttcattttttttctactgccTGAACTGTGTCTGCACTGGACTGATGGGCTGTTTTGCACCCCTGTGTCCCACAAATCTCTATTTTTGATGCGTCCTTCTTCCTGCTTTTAGCTGCTCagtttcttttccccctctgttcCTTAGTGGCCATGCCccattttttcacattttctaacACTTGGCTTATTTCCTTTTAACTAAAGCCACATTCCAGCTCTTATACTTGAGGGAAATTTGTTCTCTGACAACAATGTGATGTGTCTACCATGTCCACCTGTGTCTGCTTTGTCACACTGAGGCAGAGCACTGGCATCATGTCCAGGCTGGTGAGCTTCTACTGTGTGATTGGTCTTTAGACACTAAGTAATAAACCAAAATAACAGCAATTACATGATAATTTGCCTGGGTTAACTCACATCACTGGAGTGTGGAGGAAAGTAGTCTGGGTCTCAAGTCTGTATTTATGGGGTGCATTAAATGTTAGGTTTTGGCATGTGCATTCAAAGTAGATACCAACACTTAAGTGTGAATGACAATGGCCTTAAGAACAGGAAAGGGTTGGCATGCAGGTCAGATATGTGAGGATGAAGTACATGTGCTGGCTGAGCTCTTTGCTGATCCCATATGGGAAATCCAGtcacagcagctgcagttcCACTGGAGGACACAGCTTGTCTTCACTTGAAGGTGttatgaaaacagaaagggaTACTGATAGCAAAGTAACAAGTACATCAGAAATTCAGAGAACACTTGAGGTGCTTACAAAGCAGTCTCAAGTAATGGCAAACAGTAAAACAGCCATTACTGTTTCTGTTACTGCCTGAAACAGAAATATGTTCTGTAATTTTGCAGACTATGGAACAAATACACACAGCCCATAAGCACCTACCAATAATATCTCCTTGCTCCTAAATTGACAGATAGGGGACAGTAGTTCTAGAGATTGATTCTGGACTAGTGCAAAGAACCATCATTTATTCAGGCCATTTCCAGTTGTGTCTAAGACTGAAAATTTGAGAAAGGAGCTAAGAAGTTACACTGAGCCCCAGAGTGAGAAACTCTCCATTGAGTTTTTATGTGTACTCTTTAAAACACTGCACtataatactaaaaataacataGACAGGCAGGATGCACTGAAGGCTGGCTATTGCTCTCTTTAAAGTCAGTGTTCAGGCCAGTGAAATGAGTGTCATAGAGAAGAACTAATGTTAAACAAAATGCTTCATATGGTACATAGTGAGTTTGCTTAATCCCTGTATTTGGAAGTCACTGTTGATCTTATCAGCAGTGGAAAATGCACTCCCTTCTCCTGCTTAACACGACCCAGATCCAGAAATCCATACTGTACATTGACTTTAATTTCCTGTTAATCGTGGACATGCAGTGCACTGGGTTAGAATATTTAAAGAACAATATGATTTATCCCCATCACTGAGCTGGTTATGAGAACAATCCTTTAAAGTGCACAGGAGTATAAGGGTGTAAAACTGAGCCTTGCTTGTGTTCTCTCATGAGGGAAATGAGAAGCACTATGCTCTAGCTTACTGTGTAGCATTCCTTGGTATTTGTGAAGCTGCCAAGGCTCACAGGAAGGAGTAACAGCACAATTAACAGTGCAGGAGTGTTTAGCAACATCTCTTCTGCTCTTTTTAGGACTAGGAGCCTTCGGACTCCAGCCAACATGCTCATCATCAATCTGGCTATTAGTGACCTCCTGATGTCCATCACACAGTCTCCAGTTTTTTTCACCAACAGCCTCCACAAACGCTGGATTTTTGGTGAGAAAGGTTTGTATATGTTCTTTCTAAGATATCACTATTTATGTTCTTACCATAGTGGCAGTTCATCTATTTCCTTATCCTCAGGTACTCTTGCAATGTTGAGAACATTTATCAACATTGTTTCAATGTTGACATAAATATTCCTTTGAACTTTTTTGTCTGTGTGCAATAAATACATTCCCACCAGCAGAGCAAAATTACACGAGACAGATCCAAGGGCAGCATTGGCAATGTGAGGCACAACACTACTCTCTATGCCAGCATTCTTCCCCAGTCATCTCAGGACCCAGTTACTTTGTCCTGTGATAAAGAAGCAGCGCCCCTCAGCACACCAGCTTTAAAGCTCTTCTAAATAACCTGCTCTGGGCCTTGCACTTGGCAAAGTGAGGCAAGAAAGGCTGGAAAATGTGAGTTTTCACAACAGAAATATTAACTGAACACTTCCTGTGTAGTAATAAAATGTGGAATGAAGGTGCTTTCATTCTTCCTATATAACTGTTCTAAGAGGAAGATTAGTCTTTGCCTCTTGAACAGCTACTGACAGAGATTATTACTTCTTAGAAGTCAGGGAAGTAAAGTTGCTATTTTGATCTCTGATGACCAAAAATGTATTCTTTTAATTCCATTAAGTGTTCATTTGCATAcatgttaaaataaaaccccaatCCAAACCACTGCTTTTAATCATTAGGTTGTTTGAGCAATTAAATTCACTCATTAATATATTCATAGTCTGAATatttacttcagaaaaattacTCATTAATATATTCATACTCTGCATATTTACTTCAGTTATGCTGACCTTGAGACATGAATTGTTCCATGATACCAAAGTAACTAAAACCCACTGTTAAGCCAAACAGCTGTTTCTATGGGAGCTGCAGTAAAACTGGATTTAAGCAAGACAGTAATTGACAGCAGAAATGATCCCACTAGAAACATCAGAAATCAATGACTGAAAATATGTTAAGTATCACTGTCTCCAGCAATTGAAGCAAACAAAATCTTTGAAGTTTATCTCCATGGATAATGTAATTAGTAAGACAGACAGCAGCTTTGAAATAGCATTATAACTGCAGGAAAACTGAAGTTTCATTGCTTTACAAATTCCAGGAGACATTAGTTCATAACAAACACAGACTTGAACTCTCCCAGAAATTAATTAGCATGGGCAGATTAATTTCACTGCTACTTCTGTCATCTTCATTGAAAGGCTGTGAGCTGTATGCCTTCTGTGGAGCTCTCTTTGGCATTACATCTATGATCACTTTGATGGTGATTGCCTTGGACAGATATTTtgtcatcacaaaacctctGGCTTCTGTTGGAGTGACATCTAAGAAGAAGGCCCTAATAATCCTGGTAGGAGTCTGGCTGTACTCTTTGGCTTGGAGTCTCCCACCCTTCTTTGGATGGAGTAAGtgaaatggaataaaatttttttGCCCTCATAGCATTGGATTAAAGACCAGTTACAGGTACAGGAGGGGGTTGAATTAATGGCTTGCATATTAGTCTTGAATAAATCaccttgaaaaaaaccctgatgaAATACATGTTGAAACTGAAGATCTctaatcaaaagaaaaaaatccagtgtgtATTACAGAATATTATATGACAATGGCACTTTCTCTTAAGCACATAAAGAACAGCAGATAAATTCACGACCAAAATTTATGAAGAATGTGCCTGCCTATTATCCCATGCCTACTTCTATTGAACCAAATTCAACAatataaaagtgaaataaatgtatttgtgtTATTTCTGAAGACTTTTTTCATCCTCTTACTGTGTAAGACAGTAGTCAATCTAATTTTCTTTATTCACAATAAGGAGGAATACAGTCTGAGCATTTTGTGCAAGTACATCTTTAGTAAGTCTTGACTGTGTTCCAGATGGACAAATTTCACGAGGTGTTGTCCACATTCTCCATTCAGTGATTGGTGTTGTCACTAAGGCTTCCAATAAGGATGGCATTTAGTAGTAACTAAAATGCTTTTGTAAATGTGaattttacacctgcaaatTGGAACACTCGTACAGCACCTTGATCCTTGCAACGTGTAACAAAGAGAGTTTCTGTTATTCTTCCTCATTTGAATCTGCCTCACTACCATTAATTTATTTCCTGTCAGTCACCACTTTCAGTCAGTAAGTTACAATGAACTCATCAGTCAAAACCCCAGCCCATTATATGCTCCCTAATTCCACAAGAGAATGTGTCTGCTCAGCTGAGGTGAGAACACAGACAGTGTTTGACTTTACTAAAGGATGTTGCAACCAACTCAGTTACTGAGCAGAATTTCAGCAGAATTTTGTTATTGTCATATTGTTGTCATCCTGGTGCCCCAGAAACATGAAGCATGTTGAAGCAGGCAAACTGCAATATTGGCAGAACAGCCTTTAGTTGAGTGAGGAGCTGTTAGAACAACAAGATGACAATATAGTCATAGATTCTCGATTCTTAATTGGAGAAGGTGGAATAATTGCTTGAAGGGTGTTGTTATCTTTTAATTAGATTCTAATAGTGTCCACAGTATGAACTCTCACACTGTAATTAGATGCATTTGAGAACATCTGGTGCAATACTTTTAAGAGTTGAACAGAAAATATCAGTGTaaacagtgaaaattaaaattcaaaggTAAAAAGACATTGCTATTATCAATTTATTTACTGAACAGTTTGACAGAGTTCTttcaaataattgcattttatttcactcAGAACATTAGAtatgtatgattttttttttacttgtacCCAGCTTTCCTCCAtgacaaaattaatttgatcTACATAATAAATCTTTCTCCTTTGCCCAGTAAATTTCTCTTACCTGCACCAGCTTTAAAAAATGGTAGCCATAGCAATTGGTTTAACTCCTTGGGAGGACAGGAAATGGagatactgaaaaacaaatacaggTCTGGTGCAAGACCCAGTAAGTATTTGGAGAGATGCTCTTTGACTATGATAAGCTTGAAACAATATTCAAGAACTGAAGCAAAATTATTTAGTTTTTGGAAGCCTTAGACTGCTAAACATGAATACAGTAGGACaacagagcaaaagaaaatagagaggtgttttatttgaagaattgtttatctttttaaactctttttgACTTTCAGAGAATAGGACTAAATCTCATGTTATTCTGagtatctttttttaatttctgcactCAAAATAAGAATGACTTCAGGATTTATGCTTTCTCCTGTCCTTCCTTCTAGGTGCATATGTTCCTGAGGGGCTGCTGACTTCCTGTTCCTGGGACTACATGACTTTCACCCCATCAGTCCGCGCCTACACGatgctgcttttctgctttgtcttctTCATTCCTTTGATTGCCATCATATACAGCTATGTCTTTATATTTGAGGCTATCAAGAAGGCCAACAAGTAAGTAGCCAACAGTCTCAAATTTCTATCCTTCTGTTTAAGtgactgtttattttcttaaaacaaacaaaaaaaaagaaagaacagaagaaaattgggaagtttttcacttttattttgtaTGCACAACTGGGACAGGCAACCAGACAAGAATTCTGCCAGTAGTAAGAAGCATGATCCTTAGAAGTGCCATTCCTGAATTTAAGCCAGAGCTGTTCAGTATATTATCTAATGACATGGAAAAGGGTACAGAAATTAACCAACCATAAGAAGTACAAAAGGGACATCAGAGACACCTAACGACAGTGTATCAATAACTGTTCCACAGAAAAATAGATGGAATTGAACTACAAATTCCATGTTTGACAAAGGGTGACAAGGAGATAAAACACTTAATCACTGGtctctgaaacaaaaaactATAGCAGTAAAACTCAAGGCCAGCCTGGCACTGTGTGTGTAACCTGCAGGAATCTGTCCTGTCTGTACCAGCCTGTCTGCTCACTTAGCTCTGAAGTACAAAGTGACAGCCAGGGAGAAAATCAGGCCCAGGCAAGCAAAGACTCCTCTGTCTTTAACATAGTGTTATTCAGCGGGGTTGAATACCTGTTTTATGTGAAAATTCTGCTGGTACAGGActgttttcttcactgaagcACCATTTGAATTTTGCCACTGATAAGTGCAACAAAAGTTGCACTGGATTGTGAAGGACCAGTCACATACATTAGCAAGCATTAAAAGTGCAGGAGTTTTAGACTAAAGTAGCAGAAGAGTAATTGCTGCCCCACTTTATGAAGCTATTTGCTCAATTCCCTACTtttgttttttgctgttgtATGTTTATTTCCTCTAGGTCTGTTCAGACATTTGGAAGCAAACATGGAAATAAAGAGTTCCAGAAACAGTATAAGAGGATGAAAAATGAGTGGAAGATGGCCAAAATTGCACTGATTGTCATCTTGCTTTTTGTCATTTCCTGGTCACCATACTCTGTTGTTGCTCTGGTAGCTTTTGCTGGGTAATTATGAACGTATCAGCAAAGGAATATTCAGTGAAAGCAAAAGCTATGAAATTGTAAAAGACAGATGAAAGTCAAAGCTACTCGTCAAGTTTAATGTCTGAAGTGTATCCAAAATATTCACACATTTAGGAGTAATATTTAACAAACAGGGCACATGctaactgtgatttttttctcagtttgactttaagaaaagtaaaaaaaaaaaaaaagagagaaagaaaatagaaatgttaTTAATGTTATTGTTGGCAACATAAACCACCATGCTGAAGATTTCCGAATGCAGATTCTCTATGCTAGGATATTTGAACTATCTGAACTTTATTTAGCACCAAAGTGCTAAATAAAGGGCCCCAAAAAGATCCACCCAGGGgtttattctcttttctttctccacttCTTTTACTTACAAAAGTCTTTTCATTTTGTCATGTTACAACAAACTGCTGAAATTCCTTACATGTATGAGCAAGTTCAAAATTAGTACATTACTCGCATTGGGAGCTTTTTGATGCTGGATATAAAAGATCCTAAATATAAATCATCAAAGCATGTTCTTCATCTATTTAATTGTCAGCATTTTATACAGCAATTTCAACAGGAGCATGATAGTATTAAAACAGTATCTGCACACAGAGCTTCACACCAGACTATAGTTGGTACAAACCAGGCACAGGTAATGGACTGGGAGTCCAGATGCCTTGGCTCTATGTGGTTATTTCTCCCACATTCACATGTGAATTTTCCTGTGCTTCAGTTCAGCCTCTGTAAAATGTGTGACTATCTGCTTCAGGAAGGCTTGTCACCTGCAAAACCTCAAGTGGAAGATTCCTATGCCAGTACCAAACActtctctctgtatttttcaACTCAGAAATAAAACGTAGCTTTTCCTAAAATTGACTAAAATAGCTTAGGAAGGCAGTTTCCTAAACATAGCACTTCTAAAATCTTCTTAAAATCATAGGCTTAAGACGAAAAAATACTGGGAGAAGAGGATTCTCTCCCTTTATATCCAGAAGGGTAAttccaagcagcagcaaaca is a genomic window containing:
- the OPN4 gene encoding melanopsin — encoded protein: MDLPLRAPTKMTVQDVPDAFPTVDVPDHAHYTIGIVILIVGITGTLGNFLVFYAFCRTRSLRTPANMLIINLAISDLLMSITQSPVFFTNSLHKRWIFGEKGCELYAFCGALFGITSMITLMVIALDRYFVITKPLASVGVTSKKKALIILVGVWLYSLAWSLPPFFGWSAYVPEGLLTSCSWDYMTFTPSVRAYTMLLFCFVFFIPLIAIIYSYVFIFEAIKKANKSVQTFGSKHGNKEFQKQYKRMKNEWKMAKIALIVILLFVISWSPYSVVALVAFAGYSHALTPFMNSIPAVIAKASVIHNPIIYAITHPKYRRAIATHVPCLGCLLRVSPRDSRSSSSYYSSRRATVTSQSSETSGLQKGRRRLSSLSDSESACTETSTPDLQVSRLARRQIPYETGKDTIPTSDIRAKPELKSQDSGICEKTSVDADDILMVELNVRMATPTKTSKMCNLEEIKEGESLNSIGQRKGESCYGSLAAQIPSITITCSNVQGVELPSRYNSGFLYPKSNSHKQNKKPNS